The Methylomicrobium agile genome has a segment encoding these proteins:
- a CDS encoding BON domain-containing protein has protein sequence MSKRFSRLAIILAAGLMLIADWAGAAGGTAGSPVESTERNVRDKGNATLTPEDQLQNEGDLRITADVRKAITGDGSLSVNAHNAKVITRNGTVTLRGPVNSDAEKNKLQDIAQKTPGVNQVDNQLEVRAP, from the coding sequence ATGTCAAAAAGATTCTCAAGACTGGCCATCATATTGGCTGCCGGTTTGATGCTGATCGCGGATTGGGCCGGAGCCGCAGGTGGAACGGCCGGCAGTCCGGTAGAAAGTACCGAGCGCAATGTGCGCGATAAAGGCAATGCAACCCTGACGCCGGAAGATCAGCTTCAGAATGAGGGCGACCTGAGGATCACTGCCGATGTCCGCAAAGCGATTACCGGCGACGGCTCGCTGTCGGTCAACGCGCATAATGCGAAAGTCATTACGCGCAACGGTACGGTCACTTTGCGGGGACCCGTCAACAGTGATGCCGAAAAAAACAAACTGCAGGACATCGCCCAGAAAACGCCCGGCGTAAACCAGGTCGACAATCAGCTGGAAGTCCGGGCGCCCTAA
- a CDS encoding phage holin family protein, giving the protein MAIRPHEERSARFSAAPAEPAERHADLLEDLHLLWLDLRGLTHDHLQLAALEARRAGTSLAAMLAAGVVMAVLLIGVWGGLMAAAALALMKSHVMGDIETILSIAGANLVAAWLLFWFVRRKSRDLLFPETVNSFRDKE; this is encoded by the coding sequence ATGGCGATTCGTCCCCATGAAGAGCGGTCGGCCCGTTTTTCCGCCGCTCCCGCCGAACCGGCGGAACGGCATGCGGACTTGTTGGAAGATCTCCATCTGCTATGGCTTGATCTGCGCGGACTGACGCACGATCATCTGCAGCTTGCCGCGCTCGAAGCGAGACGGGCCGGCACCAGCTTGGCCGCCATGCTGGCGGCGGGCGTGGTGATGGCGGTCCTGCTGATCGGCGTGTGGGGCGGGCTGATGGCCGCCGCTGCGCTGGCCTTGATGAAAAGTCATGTCATGGGCGATATCGAAACCATTTTATCGATTGCCGGAGCCAATTTGGTGGCTGCATGGCTTCTGTTCTGGTTCGTGCGGCGCAAGAGCCGTGACCTGCTCTTTCCTGAGACGGTTAATAGCTTTCGAGATAAGGAGTAA
- a CDS encoding IS3 family transposase (programmed frameshift), which produces MSLEKPNTYTAEFRASAVKLANESDKPIAQVAKDLGINVNTLHTWISKYSRPKENDKTARTDEHLYDELKRLKKEVARLTEERDLLKKAAAYFAKEPPVKYAWIQQHVSEFTVETMCRFMQVSRSAYYAWLQRPETAGEKEDAVLTEFIKIAFAKSRATYGTRRLKAALLGRDRTVSRRRIGRLMREAGLACKTKRKFKATTNSQHDQPIALNHLDRQFNVDQPNRVYAGDITSILTQEGWLYLAVVIDLYSRQVVGWSMAEHMRTQLVNDALLMAIWKRKPEKGLMWHTDRGSQYASESHRALLARHGIRQSMSRKGNCWDNSVSESFFHTLKTERVHQQTYQTRSEAKQAVFEYIEVFYNRERLHSANGYRSPVDYELLHKAA; this is translated from the exons ATGAGTCTAGAAAAACCCAATACTTATACAGCCGAATTCAGGGCTTCAGCCGTCAAGCTGGCGAATGAATCAGATAAACCCATCGCTCAGGTCGCCAAAGATCTCGGCATTAACGTCAATACCCTGCACACCTGGATCAGCAAGTACAGCCGTCCTAAAGAGAACGATAAAACGGCACGAACCGACGAGCATCTTTACGACGAACTCAAACGCCTCAAGAAAGAAGTTGCCCGTCTGACCGAGGAGCGCGATTTGTTAAAAAAGGCGGCCGCGTACTTTGCCAAGGAGCCCC CGGTGAAGTACGCCTGGATCCAACAGCATGTCAGCGAATTTACCGTGGAGACGATGTGCCGGTTTATGCAGGTGTCCCGGAGCGCTTACTATGCTTGGCTGCAGCGCCCTGAAACCGCCGGTGAAAAAGAGGATGCCGTGTTGACCGAGTTCATTAAAATCGCCTTTGCCAAGAGCAGAGCCACCTACGGGACTCGCCGCCTCAAGGCTGCCTTATTAGGCCGAGATCGGACGGTCAGTCGCCGGCGAATAGGCCGTCTGATGCGAGAAGCGGGGTTAGCCTGTAAAACTAAGCGCAAATTCAAAGCCACAACGAACTCCCAGCATGATCAGCCGATTGCGCTTAACCATCTGGATCGGCAGTTTAACGTGGATCAGCCCAATCGGGTCTATGCCGGCGACATTACCTCTATTCTTACTCAGGAAGGCTGGCTGTATTTAGCCGTGGTGATTGATCTCTATTCCCGGCAGGTGGTGGGCTGGTCCATGGCCGAGCATATGCGGACTCAGCTGGTCAACGACGCCTTATTGATGGCCATTTGGAAGCGAAAGCCAGAGAAGGGTCTGATGTGGCATACCGATCGCGGCAGTCAATACGCCTCGGAAAGCCATCGGGCGCTATTAGCCCGGCATGGCATAAGGCAAAGCATGAGCCGTAAGGGCAACTGCTGGGATAATAGTGTTTCAGAAAGCTTCTTCCATACCTTGAAAACCGAACGGGTGCATCAGCAGACCTATCAAACCCGATCGGAAGCTAAACAGGCTGTGTTCGAATATATCGAAGTGTTTTACAACCGCGAGCGACTGCATTCCGCCAATGGCTATAGGTCGCCAGTGGACTACGAATTGCTGCATAAAGCGGCTTAA
- a CDS encoding BON domain-containing protein encodes MKSVKYYPVWFLVLVLTSLSGCASDGDRSARESAGAYLDDSMITTKVKTAIFNEPGLDSAEISVETYRGNVQLSGFVESQEDIERAVRVARQVEGVKSVKNDMRLKSRAR; translated from the coding sequence ATGAAATCGGTCAAATATTATCCGGTATGGTTTCTGGTTCTCGTGTTGACTTCCCTATCCGGCTGTGCGTCCGACGGCGACCGCTCGGCGCGAGAAAGCGCCGGCGCCTACCTTGACGACAGCATGATCACCACCAAGGTTAAAACGGCCATCTTCAATGAGCCCGGTCTGGATTCGGCGGAAATCAGCGTCGAGACTTATCGAGGCAATGTGCAGCTCAGCGGGTTTGTGGAATCTCAGGAAGATATCGAACGGGCGGTTCGAGTGGCTCGACAGGTCGAAGGCGTCAAATCGGTAAAGAACGATATGCGTCTTAAAAGCCGCGCGCGATAA
- a CDS encoding PRC-barrel domain-containing protein — protein MSYVDRDTYGIYKNRLGDEGPGPHLMGADTLLGNDVYNGKEEDLGDIKEIMLDMTTGKVAYAVLSFGGILSLGEKLFAVPWNALKLDTKNKRFTLDVDKERLESAPGFDPDRWPDMADETWVNEVHSFYGTQPYSSESGTTRH, from the coding sequence ATGAGTTATGTAGATCGCGATACTTACGGCATATACAAAAACCGGCTCGGCGACGAAGGTCCGGGGCCGCACCTGATGGGAGCGGACACGCTGCTTGGCAATGATGTCTACAACGGCAAGGAGGAAGATCTCGGAGATATCAAAGAGATCATGCTGGACATGACCACCGGCAAAGTCGCTTATGCGGTCTTGTCTTTCGGAGGCATCCTGTCGCTCGGCGAAAAATTGTTTGCCGTACCATGGAATGCCTTAAAGCTCGATACGAAAAACAAACGCTTTACTTTGGATGTCGACAAGGAACGCCTGGAAAGCGCGCCGGGCTTCGACCCCGACCGCTGGCCCGATATGGCCGACGAAACCTGGGTCAACGAAGTGCATTCGTTCTATGGAACGCAGCCGTATTCCAGCGAATCCGGCACGACACGTCATTAA
- a CDS encoding four-helix bundle copper-binding protein, whose amino-acid sequence MQPCIDNCNRCAQTCLQTAMNQCLEMGGRHVEPEHFRLMICCAEICRLSANFMLSSSPFHTRTCEVCAEICEACAKDCASIGDMDECVSICRECAESCKQMASMATH is encoded by the coding sequence ATGCAGCCTTGTATAGACAACTGTAACCGTTGCGCCCAGACCTGTCTGCAGACGGCGATGAACCAATGTCTGGAAATGGGCGGACGGCACGTTGAGCCGGAGCACTTTCGCCTGATGATCTGCTGTGCGGAAATCTGCCGGTTGTCGGCCAACTTTATGCTGAGCAGTTCGCCTTTCCATACCCGTACCTGCGAAGTGTGCGCCGAAATCTGCGAAGCTTGCGCCAAGGACTGCGCCAGTATCGGAGATATGGATGAATGTGTGTCGATTTGCCGCGAATGCGCCGAAAGCTGCAAACAAATGGCCAGTATGGCTACTCATTGA
- a CDS encoding ferritin-like domain-containing protein has product MSNQHHLTEVQTLRAQARRHIEQGAVTAGYAADAESVVKLLNEALATELVCVLRYRRHYFMAQGIQSKGVAEEFLTHANEEQEHADQIARRIVQLGGEPDFSPDTLSRRSHAEYVEGRSLVDMIKEDLVAERIAIDSYREMILYLGDNDPTTRNMLENILAVEEEHADELADLLQERLAASGS; this is encoded by the coding sequence ATGTCCAACCAGCATCATTTGACCGAGGTCCAGACTTTACGTGCGCAAGCCCGCCGGCACATCGAGCAGGGCGCGGTCACCGCAGGCTATGCGGCGGACGCGGAGTCGGTCGTCAAACTGCTCAACGAGGCCCTGGCCACGGAACTGGTCTGCGTTCTGCGCTACCGCCGTCATTATTTCATGGCGCAAGGCATTCAATCGAAAGGCGTCGCCGAGGAGTTTCTTACGCACGCCAACGAGGAGCAGGAACATGCCGACCAGATCGCGCGGCGCATCGTACAGTTGGGCGGCGAACCCGATTTTTCCCCGGATACCCTGTCCCGCCGCAGCCATGCGGAATATGTGGAAGGCCGTTCGCTGGTCGATATGATCAAGGAAGATCTGGTGGCGGAGCGGATAGCGATCGACAGTTACCGAGAGATGATCCTGTATCTGGGCGACAATGACCCGACCACGCGCAATATGCTGGAAAACATTCTCGCGGTGGAGGAGGAGCATGCCGACGAACTGGCCGATCTGCTGCAGGAACGCTTGGCGGCATCCGGCTCATGA
- a CDS encoding DUF2383 domain-containing protein, with amino-acid sequence MLNINKIEKLLKNEMAAAETYHQALEKFEEEAQGSEISSLQPIYEEHTEAVSELQEKIQQLGGMPPSGSGLWGSWSEALMGGAKLIGKDAMLNALLAGEKSGLDDYQDAAEDPDVPLEVSDLIKSKFMNSQQENIRVLNRLLQS; translated from the coding sequence ATGCTGAATATCAACAAAATCGAGAAATTGCTGAAGAACGAGATGGCAGCGGCGGAAACCTATCATCAAGCCCTGGAAAAGTTCGAAGAAGAGGCCCAAGGCAGCGAAATCAGTTCGCTGCAGCCGATTTACGAAGAACATACCGAGGCGGTTTCCGAGCTGCAGGAAAAAATTCAGCAGTTGGGCGGCATGCCCCCCAGCGGCTCCGGCTTATGGGGGTCCTGGTCCGAAGCGCTGATGGGTGGCGCCAAGCTGATCGGCAAGGATGCGATGCTGAATGCGCTTTTAGCCGGGGAAAAGAGCGGCCTGGACGATTATCAGGACGCCGCGGAGGACCCCGACGTGCCTCTCGAAGTGAGCGACCTGATCAAGTCGAAGTTTATGAATTCCCAACAAGAGAATATCCGTGTTCTCAACAGGCTGCTCCAGAGCTAG
- a CDS encoding DUF883 family protein, whose protein sequence is METTRTGATNETVERVKAGAHEAVERAADMTLRAADTLSERSGQVRDAQERLQEQIREYVRENPVTSLGIALGSGFILSRLMGHR, encoded by the coding sequence ATGGAAACGACAAGAACAGGCGCTACGAATGAAACCGTGGAACGCGTCAAAGCAGGCGCGCATGAAGCAGTAGAAAGAGCGGCCGACATGACGCTCAGGGCGGCGGACACCCTCAGCGAAAGAAGCGGACAGGTCAGGGACGCTCAGGAGCGGCTGCAGGAACAGATACGCGAATATGTCCGCGAAAATCCGGTGACTTCGCTGGGCATCGCCCTGGGCAGCGGGTTTATTTTGAGCCGTCTGATGGGGCATCGCTGA
- a CDS encoding TraR/DksA family transcriptional regulator produces the protein MSEKLTGFQLEQFKNLLHDRFYMVRSDLYKEILSIDKEYGSKIAETVYQAATAALAHLLAGLKRIDLNHYLNEIKDIEAAQTRITENQYGICQDCGYPIYFKRLLAFPTAKRCVACQRLYEKAKNE, from the coding sequence ATGTCCGAAAAACTGACCGGGTTTCAGCTCGAACAGTTCAAGAATCTGCTGCACGACCGCTTCTACATGGTGCGCTCCGACCTTTATAAAGAGATTCTTTCGATCGACAAAGAGTACGGCTCGAAAATCGCCGAGACGGTTTATCAGGCGGCGACGGCGGCATTGGCGCATCTTTTGGCCGGCTTGAAAAGGATCGACCTGAATCACTATCTGAACGAGATCAAAGATATCGAGGCAGCGCAAACGCGTATCACCGAAAACCAATACGGCATTTGTCAGGACTGCGGGTATCCGATCTATTTCAAGCGGCTGTTGGCCTTTCCGACCGCCAAGCGTTGCGTGGCCTGCCAGCGGCTCTACGAAAAGGCGAAGAACGAATGA
- the smbP gene encoding small metal-binding protein SmbP, translating to MTIKMINMLSGIMLGLGAVTVYAEENHLQQAVEHTMMAAKQTDGKAIAQHAQEALTHAVTADQHLDAGIKSLQEAVNQGNQNNGSAAQKAAQEASQHLTAAQ from the coding sequence ATGACTATTAAAATGATCAATATGCTGTCCGGCATTATGCTGGGTTTGGGCGCCGTTACCGTCTATGCGGAAGAAAATCACCTTCAGCAAGCTGTCGAGCATACGATGATGGCCGCCAAACAAACCGACGGCAAGGCAATCGCCCAACACGCTCAAGAAGCGCTAACACATGCCGTAACCGCCGACCAGCACCTGGATGCGGGCATCAAGAGCCTGCAGGAGGCGGTCAATCAAGGCAATCAAAACAACGGCAGCGCCGCTCAGAAGGCCGCTCAGGAAGCCAGTCAACATCTGACGGCGGCCCAATAG
- a CDS encoding hemerythrin domain-containing protein: MNQKQRHAAGSAGRGQDAIVLLTRDHERVKELFDEFEMLEAEEGGEDDKLDLVQRICMELTIHTQLEEEIFYPAAIDAIGQLDIMDEALVEHGKAKEQIDQVVSMAPEDDYFDAEVNVLRDMVEHHVQEEEGKMFPKLKKSSIDLAALGEELNLRKQELQMDMGMVEASMRKPQAGRKPMPPQGPMP, translated from the coding sequence ATGAATCAAAAACAAAGACATGCAGCGGGAAGCGCTGGCAGGGGACAGGATGCCATTGTGCTGCTCACTCGGGATCACGAGAGGGTAAAAGAGTTGTTCGACGAGTTCGAAATGCTCGAAGCGGAAGAGGGCGGCGAAGATGACAAGCTGGATTTGGTGCAGCGGATATGCATGGAATTGACAATCCACACGCAGCTCGAAGAAGAAATCTTCTATCCCGCCGCCATCGATGCGATCGGCCAGTTGGACATCATGGATGAAGCGCTGGTCGAACATGGGAAAGCCAAGGAGCAGATCGACCAGGTGGTGTCGATGGCGCCGGAGGATGATTATTTCGATGCCGAAGTGAATGTTCTGAGAGACATGGTCGAGCATCATGTCCAGGAAGAGGAAGGCAAGATGTTCCCCAAGTTGAAAAAATCATCGATCGATCTGGCCGCGCTGGGCGAAGAACTCAATCTGCGCAAACAGGAGCTGCAAATGGATATGGGCATGGTCGAAGCCTCCATGCGCAAGCCGCAGGCGGGCAGAAAACCGATGCCGCCGCAGGGGCCGATGCCTTAG